A stretch of Myroides oncorhynchi DNA encodes these proteins:
- a CDS encoding SLC13 family permease: MRLDYEPDVRPLKSVRNYLIILFNVITLLLLINYLPYEPQVNKGLALLVFVAVLWLTEAIHVTTTAVFVPVLAIGLGLSDTKAALSSFADPTIFLFLGGFVLAGALHVQKLDTIIANKIMYLAKGRLLYAVFYLFLVTALLSMWISNTATVAMMLPLVVGVLGQLDREKHRNTYVFVLLGIAYSASIGGMGTVVGSPPNAIVASQLNISFSEWMKMGIPIVLLLLPIMIAVIYFVFKPKLDFTFKHTSENIPMNFDRWLTLGIFLFTAICWIFSNDLNPIVANWVGFEGKFSSFDTFISLLAFILICVSQVSRWKELQHNVDWGVLLLFGGGLTLSMVLKDSGASKVMADVLVSFIKNSHYFTIGLVVSFFIVFLTEFTSNTASAALLVPIFISISEELGLPPLGLSMIIGLGASCAFMLPVATPPNAIVFGTGDIRQKDMMKAGFVLNIICAILLSIIAYFFWLK, encoded by the coding sequence ATGCGTTTAGATTACGAACCTGATGTAAGACCGCTAAAGTCTGTAAGGAACTACCTTATTATTCTTTTTAATGTTATTACGTTATTACTTCTTATCAACTACTTACCATACGAACCACAGGTTAACAAAGGATTAGCCCTTTTAGTATTTGTAGCAGTATTATGGTTGACAGAGGCTATACATGTAACTACGACAGCTGTGTTTGTGCCAGTACTTGCTATAGGATTAGGACTTTCTGACACTAAAGCAGCTTTGTCATCATTTGCTGACCCTACTATTTTCTTATTCTTGGGAGGATTTGTATTAGCAGGAGCGTTACATGTGCAGAAGTTAGATACCATTATCGCTAATAAGATTATGTATTTAGCAAAAGGGAGGTTACTCTATGCTGTATTTTATCTGTTCTTAGTAACTGCTTTATTATCCATGTGGATTAGCAACACTGCTACAGTAGCGATGATGCTGCCATTAGTAGTAGGAGTCTTGGGACAGTTAGATAGAGAAAAACATCGTAATACATATGTATTCGTTTTATTAGGGATAGCATATAGTGCAAGTATAGGAGGTATGGGAACTGTAGTAGGTAGTCCGCCGAATGCTATCGTAGCTTCACAACTTAATATATCCTTTTCGGAGTGGATGAAGATGGGTATCCCTATCGTATTGTTGTTATTGCCGATTATGATTGCTGTTATTTACTTTGTATTTAAACCGAAGCTAGACTTTACCTTTAAACATACCTCTGAAAACATTCCAATGAATTTTGATAGATGGTTAACCTTAGGTATATTCCTGTTTACTGCGATCTGTTGGATCTTCAGTAATGACTTAAACCCGATTGTAGCTAATTGGGTTGGTTTCGAAGGTAAGTTCTCTAGTTTTGATACGTTCATCTCTCTATTGGCTTTTATATTGATCTGTGTGAGTCAAGTGTCAAGGTGGAAAGAATTGCAGCATAATGTAGACTGGGGCGTGCTACTTCTTTTTGGAGGAGGGTTGACACTTAGTATGGTGCTTAAAGACTCAGGTGCAAGTAAAGTGATGGCAGATGTATTGGTTTCTTTTATTAAGAATAGTCACTATTTTACTATTGGATTAGTAGTCTCATTCTTCATTGTATTCTTGACTGAGTTTACATCTAATACAGCTAGTGCGGCGTTATTAGTGCCTATTTTTATCTCTATTTCAGAAGAGTTAGGATTGCCTCCGTTAGGACTGTCGATGATTATTGGGTTAGGAGCATCATGTGCATTTATGTTACCTGTAGCGACACCACCTAATGCCATCGTATTCGGTACAGGAGATATCCGTCAGAAAGATATGATGAAGGCAGGTTTTGTATTGAATATTATCTGTGCGATATTACTGTCTATTATTGCTTATTTCTTTTGGTTAAAGTAA
- a CDS encoding HD domain-containing protein — protein MDKRIDQVILYVKKELQQAESGHDWFHIERVYKNALNIVEGEGEVNLVVVKLIALLHDIADSKFHGGDETVGPTKARALLEELSYDQQTIEHVVKGIENISFKGGNFNQVFRSKELDIVQDADRLDAIGAIGIARTFNYGGYKNTLMYDPKIEPKIGMSKEEYKNNVGTTINHFYEKLLRLKDLMNTETGRQLAEGRHKFMESFLSQFYDECEGNA, from the coding sequence ATGGACAAGCGTATAGATCAAGTCATCCTTTATGTAAAGAAAGAATTACAGCAAGCTGAGAGCGGTCACGACTGGTTCCACATTGAACGAGTTTATAAAAACGCATTGAATATAGTAGAGGGTGAAGGTGAAGTCAACTTAGTCGTTGTCAAACTTATCGCACTACTACACGATATAGCAGATAGTAAATTCCACGGTGGAGACGAGACAGTAGGGCCTACTAAAGCAAGGGCATTACTAGAAGAGTTGTCTTACGATCAACAGACTATTGAACATGTTGTAAAAGGGATTGAGAATATTTCTTTTAAAGGAGGTAACTTTAATCAGGTGTTTCGCTCTAAGGAGTTAGATATAGTACAAGACGCTGATAGATTAGATGCTATTGGTGCTATAGGTATCGCTAGAACATTTAACTACGGGGGGTATAAGAATACATTGATGTATGATCCTAAGATAGAACCTAAGATAGGGATGTCTAAAGAAGAGTATAAGAACAATGTAGGAACAACGATTAATCACTTTTATGAGAAACTACTTCGATTAAAAGATTTAATGAATACAGAAACAGGAAGACAATTAGCAGAAGGACGCCATAAGTTTATGGAATCTTTCTTAAGCCAGTTCTACGATGAGTGTGAGGGTAATGCCTAA
- a CDS encoding acyl-ACP desaturase has protein sequence MSIKNVRLEVMQFLEKNIDSFVDSYLIPVEKIWQPSDLLPDSEGVNFIEEVKELREYAKELPYDFWVVLVGDTITEEALPTYESWLMDVEGVNQKDGEGGNGWAKWLRHWTGEENRHGDLLNKYLYLSGRVDMKEIEITTHHLINDGFDPGTDRDPYKNFVFTSFQELATYVSHNRVAKLAKQYGDHKLSKICRLIAGDEMRHHHAYSEFVDRIFKVDPSEMMLAFVDMMKRKITMPANLIRESGGKMGDAFELFSDSAQRIGVYTAHDYIEIMQKLIDRWQVDQLNNLTDEAEKARDYLMKLPARMARVADRMTIGKEEHVFKWVKPALIK, from the coding sequence ATGTCTATAAAGAATGTTCGCCTAGAAGTAATGCAATTCCTAGAGAAGAATATCGATAGTTTCGTAGATAGCTATTTGATACCTGTAGAGAAGATATGGCAACCATCAGACTTATTACCAGACTCAGAAGGAGTAAACTTCATCGAAGAGGTAAAAGAGCTTAGAGAATATGCCAAAGAATTACCATACGATTTTTGGGTTGTCTTAGTAGGTGATACGATCACTGAAGAGGCGCTTCCTACTTACGAATCATGGTTAATGGATGTAGAAGGTGTAAACCAAAAAGATGGAGAAGGTGGTAATGGATGGGCTAAATGGCTACGTCACTGGACTGGTGAAGAGAATCGTCATGGAGACCTTCTTAATAAATACTTATACCTATCAGGAAGAGTAGATATGAAAGAGATAGAGATTACTACACATCACTTAATTAACGATGGTTTTGATCCAGGTACAGATAGAGATCCTTATAAAAACTTTGTGTTTACAAGCTTTCAGGAGTTAGCAACGTATGTATCACATAACCGTGTAGCGAAGTTAGCGAAGCAGTATGGTGACCATAAGTTATCTAAGATCTGTAGATTAATCGCAGGAGATGAGATGAGACATCATCATGCTTATAGTGAGTTTGTGGATCGTATTTTTAAAGTTGATCCTAGCGAAATGATGTTGGCTTTCGTTGATATGATGAAAAGAAAAATCACTATGCCAGCCAATCTAATTCGCGAATCTGGAGGTAAAATGGGTGATGCGTTTGAGTTGTTTTCTGATTCAGCACAGCGTATTGGCGTGTATACTGCACACGATTATATCGAGATTATGCAGAAGCTTATCGACCGTTGGCAAGTGGATCAATTAAATAACCTTACTGATGAAGCTGAGAAAGCAAGAGATTATTTAATGAAATTACCTGCACGTATGGCTAGAGTAGCTGACCGTATGACTATCGGTAAAGAAGAGCACGTTTTTAAATGGGTAAAACCAGCCCTTATTAAATAA